CTGATAAAAGTTGAAAAGCTGTCGCTGACTGATTTTCACATCGGGAGAGCTTTTCGCGTCAAGATTTCGTGATTTCGCGCTATAAGCACCAATTTTGCCAAGCACTTTCTTGACTGATTTCTTTAATATTTTCTTCATAAGAGGCCTCTCTTTGATCCTGTATCCATTCGTGCCTTATTTGGTCTTATATCAAGTACATGTCATGGAAAGTCGTGTGGAGGTTATTTTATCTGTTCCCCTGATTTAGAATCAAGCATCGTTGAATATTTTGCGCACGCATGTGATTACTGTTTCAATCTGCTCGTCCGTTATGGCCTGGCCACTGGGGAGATAGAGGCCGCGCCGGGCAATACGTTCCGTTACGGGCAAACAGTAATCCCTGAAAAGGCCGAGACGGTGATAAACGGTTTGTTCGTGCATCCCCAGAAAGAATGGGCGAGTCTGGATACCAAGATTAAGAAGGCGACGGGCTAATTCGGCGGCGGCGAAGGATACATGGTCTTCCAGGACCACGGCGTACATCCAGATGGTGCTTTTCGCCCAAGGCTCAATGTGAGGTAGCCGAAGGGGTAAGTTTTTAAGCCCTTTGTTGTACCGGGCAGCCATATCCCATTTCCGCTTGAGAAATGCCTCAATATTCTCTAATTGGGCACAGCCGATGGCGGCCTGGAGGTTGGTCATGCGGAAGTTCCAGCCACGGTCCTCGTGGTGAAAACGCTCTATGGCGCCGAAGGCGAGGTTGCGGCGGTTCTGGAGCTTCTTCGTTATGTCTGTTTCGTCTGATAGAACCATCCCCCCTTCACCGGTGGTTATGTTCTTGTTAGCGTAGAAGGAAAAACAAGAAACATCTCCGAAAGAGCCACAACGGTGCCATCGATCGTGAACGCGGCATTCCGACCCATGTGCTTCCGCCGCATCCTCCACGACTTTCAAGTCGTGCGTACGGGCCAAGTCTAAGATTACCTCCATGTTTGCCGGGTGGCCGTAAATATGGACAGGCATGATGACGGCAGTCCGGGGCGTGATACGCCGCCTGACGTCTTCAACGTCCATGCAGTAGGTCCAAGGATCACAATCCACCAAGACAGGGGTAAGGTTGTTGCGGAGGACAGCTTCCAGACAGCTCACGATAGTGAACGAAGGCAGGATAACCTCAGCCTTTTCGGGAAGATCAAGAACGGAGAGAGCCAACTCCAGGGCCACTGTCCCGTTACTGACGGCGATCCCGTACTTCCGGCCACAGTAGGCTGCCCATTCTTTCTCGAAGTGCTCGATATATTTGCCGGCAGAGGAGATCCAACCAGTGTGCAAGCAATCCGTGACATAGGCAATTTCTTTTTCGCCGATGAGGGGCTCATTGACGGGGATCACCGGCATTCCTCGTCGAAGCGGGTTTTATCGCCATCCCCGGCAAAGGGGCCCTGTTTGACCTCGATCATGGATGTTTCTTCTAACATTTCGAAGGCGTGACCGCCGCCGCAAAGAAGTATGAGATCCCCAGTTTTTAAAATTCGCTCACCTATTAATTCTTTATTTGAGCTATAGAGGTTCACTTTTATTTTTCCCTTGCGGATTATGAGAACTTCCTGGGTGTATAGAACCTGTCTAATCAAGAGATTGTGGACATGAGCGTCTATGCGATACCCTGCGGGATGCCGCATATATGCTACCTGCTGTGAGAAATTTTGTGGTGTAAAAAATTCAATTCCAGGTTGATCAAATTCAGCACGAATAATTAATGCTATTGGCTCAAGACCGTGAATAATTGTTTCAAGATAAGAATTATTCATACTCCCTCTCTTCTTTGTTTTTCTTTTTTACTCTATTACTTGTACCCATAGTAATCTCTGTACCATTGAACAAATTTCCTTATTCCCACTTCGACAGGCGTGGATGGTTTAAACCCTACATCTTTCATA
The sequence above is drawn from the Syntrophorhabdaceae bacterium genome and encodes:
- a CDS encoding DegT/DnrJ/EryC1/StrS aminotransferase family protein, whose amino-acid sequence is MIPVNEPLIGEKEIAYVTDCLHTGWISSAGKYIEHFEKEWAAYCGRKYGIAVSNGTVALELALSVLDLPEKAEVILPSFTIVSCLEAVLRNNLTPVLVDCDPWTYCMDVEDVRRRITPRTAVIMPVHIYGHPANMEVILDLARTHDLKVVEDAAEAHGSECRVHDRWHRCGSFGDVSCFSFYANKNITTGEGGMVLSDETDITKKLQNRRNLAFGAIERFHHEDRGWNFRMTNLQAAIGCAQLENIEAFLKRKWDMAARYNKGLKNLPLRLPHIEPWAKSTIWMYAVVLEDHVSFAAAELARRLLNLGIQTRPFFLGMHEQTVYHRLGLFRDYCLPVTERIARRGLYLPSGQAITDEQIETVITCVRKIFNDA